A part of Candidatus Binatia bacterium genomic DNA contains:
- a CDS encoding Zn-ribbon domain-containing OB-fold protein: protein MNEPPKERVKYIAADLNLPYHYYAGDYKALYLRALKDKRILGSKCSATGKVFVPPVMSSPHAHAPCDEIVEVADRGIVTTFCIVNVPVYGRDLELPYVVASVALDGADVSIYGLIQECKAEDVQMGTRVEAVWKPDGERQGDHTDIKYFRPTGEPPAPLESFIHRL from the coding sequence ATGAACGAACCACCGAAGGAACGCGTCAAGTACATCGCCGCGGACTTGAACCTGCCGTACCACTACTACGCGGGCGACTACAAAGCGCTCTACCTGCGCGCGTTGAAGGACAAGCGCATCCTCGGCTCGAAGTGCAGCGCGACCGGCAAGGTCTTCGTGCCGCCGGTGATGAGCTCGCCGCACGCGCACGCGCCGTGCGACGAGATCGTCGAGGTCGCCGACCGCGGCATCGTGACGACCTTCTGCATCGTCAACGTGCCGGTCTACGGGCGCGACCTCGAGCTGCCGTACGTCGTCGCGTCGGTCGCGCTCGATGGCGCGGACGTCTCGATCTACGGCCTGATCCAGGAGTGCAAGGCCGAGGACGTGCAGATGGGCACGCGTGTCGAGGCCGTGTGGAAGCCCGACGGCGAGCGTCAGGGCGACCACACCGACATCAAGTACTTCCGGCCGACGGGCGAGCCGCCGGCTCCGCTCGAGAGCTTCATCCACCGTTTGTGA
- a CDS encoding lipid-transfer protein, producing the protein MSKLRNVAVVGFAQAPIVAEEPHRTAPEMLYPVIKQALASCGVERKDIDYQCAGSSDYIDGRAFSFSQALEVMGAWPPVQDSHVEMDAVWAAHLVWVKMQAEECDTAIVCGFGKVSEGSPPHVLNLQLDPFYHASLGLDHLSTSALQASAYMAAKGVDDAGLAEVAARNRAAAAKNPDTQVRTPATAKELQATPWVVRPLREGYVPPIGETATCMVLAVEGKAEKMCDRPVWIQGVDHRIELQTLGARDLTRSASTELAARNALEMAGLKSAREADVVELGSTTPAEELILRDALGLPSGLDGKEGEGPVVNPSGSPLCGNPLMSTGLLRLAEGFRQLSGRAGERAVSGAKRAIVHASAGHCLQQNIVWVLGTERRWT; encoded by the coding sequence GTGAGCAAGCTCAGGAACGTCGCCGTCGTCGGCTTCGCGCAGGCGCCGATCGTCGCCGAGGAGCCGCACCGCACGGCGCCGGAGATGCTGTATCCGGTGATCAAGCAGGCGCTCGCGAGCTGCGGCGTCGAGCGCAAGGACATCGACTACCAGTGCGCCGGCTCGTCGGACTACATCGACGGCCGCGCCTTCAGCTTCAGCCAGGCGCTCGAGGTGATGGGCGCGTGGCCGCCCGTGCAGGACTCGCACGTCGAGATGGACGCCGTGTGGGCGGCGCACCTCGTGTGGGTCAAGATGCAGGCCGAGGAGTGCGACACGGCGATCGTGTGCGGCTTCGGCAAGGTGTCGGAGGGCAGCCCGCCGCACGTGCTCAATTTGCAGCTCGACCCCTTCTACCACGCGTCGCTCGGCCTCGATCACCTCTCGACGTCGGCGCTGCAGGCGAGCGCCTACATGGCGGCGAAGGGCGTCGACGACGCGGGGCTCGCCGAGGTCGCGGCGCGCAACCGCGCAGCGGCCGCGAAGAATCCCGACACCCAGGTCCGCACGCCGGCGACCGCGAAGGAGCTGCAGGCGACGCCGTGGGTCGTGCGGCCGCTGCGCGAGGGCTACGTGCCGCCGATCGGCGAGACCGCGACCTGCATGGTGCTCGCCGTCGAGGGCAAGGCCGAGAAGATGTGCGACCGCCCGGTGTGGATCCAGGGCGTCGACCACCGCATCGAGCTGCAGACGCTCGGCGCGCGCGACTTGACGCGCAGCGCGAGCACCGAGCTCGCGGCGCGCAACGCGCTCGAGATGGCCGGATTGAAGAGCGCGCGCGAGGCGGACGTCGTCGAGCTCGGCTCGACGACGCCGGCCGAGGAGCTGATCCTGCGCGACGCGCTGGGGCTACCCTCGGGGCTCGACGGCAAGGAAGGCGAGGGGCCGGTGGTCAATCCGTCCGGCAGCCCGTTGTGCGGCAACCCGCTGATGAGCACGGGCCTGCTGCGCCTCGCGGAAGGATTCCGTCAGCTCTCCGGACGCGCCGGCGAGCGCGCGGTGTCCGGCGCGAAGCGCGCGATCGTGCACGCGTCGGCGGGGCACTGCCTGCAGCAGAACATCGTCTGGGTGCTCGGGACCGAGCGGAGGTGGACATGA